The sequence GATTGTGTTCGGGCTCGGTCATGAGTGCGCCTCTTACCTTGGTTGCTGGGTCACGGGTAGGGGTTGCAGCCGATGACCAGCCCGTGATTACGGAACTGGCCTGTGCAGACGATCCTGCGGGAGCACCGCGCAAGGCGGCGTTCCGGGGGCAGAAAGTGTTGAGTAAATATTAGAACCTCGGCGCCGATCCCCCTATTCCACGCCGACAATGTGAGCAACCCCACCCGCGGCCCGGCAGCCCGGATGGCTCAGCTCCAGCCGGTGGCAGCCAGCAGCCGCTGTTCGAACATGGGAATCATGGACTCGACATAGGTCCTGGTGAGGTGGTTGTCATCCTTGTAGACGTACACGTTCCCCACCACGGCCGGGCAGACGCCCCGTGCGCAGATGAAGTCGCTCATGTCCATCAGGTGAAGCCCCGGAAGCTTGCCGCGGTAGTTTTCCAGCGGCGACGGCTCCACCAGGGACTCGGCCAACGGCGGGTTGCAAGCCGGTGCGCCAGCCCCGTTCCGTTGGGCGCACTGCGGCATATTGAAGGTGAAGCGCGGGTTGTCCCGAATGCCCACGATCTCGATTCCCGCATCCGCGAACGGCTTCACACCATCGAGGTATCCCGGAACCTCAGTTTCGAACGGGGCGTCCTCGTGGGTCAGCGACGCCACGGTGAACACGGCGTCCGGCCGGTGTTCCAGGACGTAGGCGGAGCTGGCGCGGTTGTAGGCGTTGCATTCGGCGTTCCTGGCGTCCGATTCGGCTCCGAAGCGGCAGGCAGGCATCAGCAGCGTTACCAGTTCCCAGCCACGGGCCGCTGCCACCGGCGCCAGGGCGGCGAGGTACTGCTGGGCGTGGGAGTCGCCCAGGACCACGATGCGCCGGGTGGCCGGTTCCTCCGGAAGCTCCTGCCGGCAGCCCTCCAGGATGGGGTCGGCCGTGGCGTTGGCACCGGTGCAGGGCGAGTCGATGCCGGCCCAATCGTTGTCCAGGGCCGTGGGCCCGGGGATGGTGCGGGCTCTCGGCGCGGGCGAGTCTTCGTTCTCCGGGGTGAGCGCCAGCGCCCCGGGCGTGAGCTCCCTCGGTTGTGCCGCCGTCGCACTTTCCTCAGCGGTGAGTGATGTCTGCCAGACCGCGACGGGCCCGGCCAGGACAGCGCCACAGGCAACAACGACGACGGCGGTCCGCCACGTTCGGAGCTTGGGCCAGTGCCAGTCCCGCAACGGCTTTTCCACGAAGCGCGTGGTCAGGACGGCGAGGACGATGGCGGCTCCAACGATGCCGAGGCCCTGCATGAGGTTCGGCGCTTCGACGCCGGTGGCTGCGAGCGCCAGCACCAGGACGGGCCAGTGCCACAGATAAAGGGCATAGGAGTTGTCGCCCAGGGCCACGGCGGCCCGGCTGCTGAGCAGGCGGTCAACGCCGAAAGGGCTGCCGGTCTGCCCGGCGACGATGATCGCGGCGGCCGCAAGCGTAGGCCACAGTGCCACGTACCCCGGGAAGGACCGGTCAACGGTCAGCACCAGTCCGCAGGAAATCATCGCGGCCAGTCCGGCCCAGCCCAGGGCAATGCGCACCATGCGTCCGGGCCGCAGGTACGGCAGCGCCAGCGCCAGCAGGGAGCCCAGTGCAAACTCCCAGAGCCGGGCACGGGTGTCGAAGTAGGCGTAGGCCTGGTTGGTGGCTGTCTGGCCAACGGAGTAGGCCAGTGACACCGCGAAGACTGCACCGAAAACCACGGCCAGCAGGCCGCGGTACGTCAGCCCTTGCAGGCGGGATACCCTGCGCAGCCCGGCCAGAACGGCTGCCGCGGCGGCAAAGACCAGCGGCCACAGGATGAAGACCTGCCCTTGGATGGACAGGGACCAGAAGTGCTGCAGCGGGCTGGCACCGGCGTGGTCCTGCGCGTAATAGTCCACAGATAAGTCCGCCAGGAGCCAGTTCTGGCTGTACAGCAGGGACGCCCAGGCCTGGTCCAGTACCTGCGGCCAGCGGCCCTGCGGCAGGATCAGCCAGGTGCCGGCGAGCACGCCGAGGATCACCACGACGGCGGCTGGCAGCAGCCGCTTTAACAGGTGCAGCCAGTGCGCCGGCAGCTTGAAGGGTTTGCCTGACTGGGCTTTCCGGACGAACGACAACGTGAGCAGGAAGGCCGAGATGAGCAGGAAGACATCGACTCCGCCGGACACCCGGCCCAGCCACACGTGGTAGGCCACCACCATCAGGACAGCCAGCGCCCGGAGCCCCTGGACCTCCGGACGGAAAGTGGGCTTCCGCGGGCGTTCAGCGGGGCCGGATCCGGGTGCCTTCGGGGCTTCCGTTACGGACACTAGAACCCCTCACAACAGCCGCCAGCCAAAGCATCAAGCCTAGCCAACGCGCTGTCCAACAGCCAATCACGCCGCCGGTTCAGACTATGCTGGGCCCAGTCGTGGAAGGGAGCGGGCGTGGTTGTCCAGCTGCGGATTTGTGTGCCCGGGGAGCTGTCCGACGTGACCGTGCAGACCTGCCGCGACCAGCGTGGAACGGCAGAGGTCACTGTGGTCCGGGGTGCCTCCGTGGTGCCAGAGGGCGATGTCATTGAAGTCCTGGTCGCCCGGGAATCAGTGGAGGAACTTCTGGAGAAGCTCAGCATCCTGAAGGTCCGCGATGTTGGGTCCATTTCCATGTCCACACCCGAATTCGTGCTGTCCCGGAACGCCGACCAGGCTGAGCGCGCCGCCCCGGGTGAGGGCGCAGACGCCGTGATCTGGGAGGACGTCACCCGGCAGACCGGCGAGGACTCCCGTTTGACCTGGAACTTCCTTGCCTTCCTGGTCCTGGCAACCCAACTCGCCGGAATCGGTATTGTGACCGACTCCCCCATTGCCATTGTGGGCGCCATGGCAGTGGGTCCTGAGTTCGGGCCACTGGCCGCCCTCGCGGTTTCGATCGCCACCCGAAAGTGGAGGCTTGGCCGCCGTGCCGCAGTAGCCCTGGCCGTGGGCTTCCCGGTTGCGATGCTGCTGGCCGCACTGACGGCGTGGCTGTCGATCCCGCTGGGCCTCTTTCCGCGCGATGCCCTGGACAAAGGCTCGGCAGTGGAGTTCATCTACCACCCCGGCCCGTATTCGTTGATCGTTGCCATCCTGGCCGGAATCGCCGGGATG comes from Pseudarthrobacter sp. NIBRBAC000502770 and encodes:
- a CDS encoding acyltransferase family protein — its product is MSVTEAPKAPGSGPAERPRKPTFRPEVQGLRALAVLMVVAYHVWLGRVSGGVDVFLLISAFLLTLSFVRKAQSGKPFKLPAHWLHLLKRLLPAAVVVILGVLAGTWLILPQGRWPQVLDQAWASLLYSQNWLLADLSVDYYAQDHAGASPLQHFWSLSIQGQVFILWPLVFAAAAAVLAGLRRVSRLQGLTYRGLLAVVFGAVFAVSLAYSVGQTATNQAYAYFDTRARLWEFALGSLLALALPYLRPGRMVRIALGWAGLAAMISCGLVLTVDRSFPGYVALWPTLAAAAIIVAGQTGSPFGVDRLLSSRAAVALGDNSYALYLWHWPVLVLALAATGVEAPNLMQGLGIVGAAIVLAVLTTRFVEKPLRDWHWPKLRTWRTAVVVVACGAVLAGPVAVWQTSLTAEESATAAQPRELTPGALALTPENEDSPAPRARTIPGPTALDNDWAGIDSPCTGANATADPILEGCRQELPEEPATRRIVVLGDSHAQQYLAALAPVAAARGWELVTLLMPACRFGAESDARNAECNAYNRASSAYVLEHRPDAVFTVASLTHEDAPFETEVPGYLDGVKPFADAGIEIVGIRDNPRFTFNMPQCAQRNGAGAPACNPPLAESLVEPSPLENYRGKLPGLHLMDMSDFICARGVCPAVVGNVYVYKDDNHLTRTYVESMIPMFEQRLLAATGWS
- a CDS encoding DUF389 domain-containing protein — protein: MVVQLRICVPGELSDVTVQTCRDQRGTAEVTVVRGASVVPEGDVIEVLVARESVEELLEKLSILKVRDVGSISMSTPEFVLSRNADQAERAAPGEGADAVIWEDVTRQTGEDSRLTWNFLAFLVLATQLAGIGIVTDSPIAIVGAMAVGPEFGPLAALAVSIATRKWRLGRRAAVALAVGFPVAMLLAALTAWLSIPLGLFPRDALDKGSAVEFIYHPGPYSLIVAILAGIAGMLSIIGRRSAALIGVFISVTTVPAAGYVAVALVLGEYPKAAGSALQLLLNLVGIVVAAVAVLLFYRMISKRLPDGEARTLLRQGSRSRN